One window of Acidobacteriota bacterium genomic DNA carries:
- a CDS encoding inositol oxygenase, producing MTTSSTRPATEPLSNLEQWDDFVEGRYKEGKSESQFRQYDAQANPGVAEFYRLNHQYQTLDYVLQKEKEYFGLKRGVKSVWEAAEYLNTLVDDSDPDTDLTQLEHLLQTSEAIRRDGHPRWMVLVGFVHDLGKCLCLYGEPQWGVVGDTFPVGCAWSDQIVFPEYFANNPDRNAPKYQTQYGIYEPNCGLENVHMSFGHDGYIAEVMKPYLRDEALYMLRFHSFYAWHRHGAYQHLENEKDRAMLEWVKKFNPYDLYSKGHTKPDVKELKPYYDDLFAEFLPEKLAW from the coding sequence ATGACCACATCGAGCACTCGTCCAGCGACCGAGCCGCTTTCCAATTTGGAACAGTGGGATGACTTCGTGGAGGGTCGCTACAAAGAAGGCAAATCGGAATCGCAATTCCGTCAGTACGACGCTCAGGCGAACCCGGGAGTTGCTGAGTTCTATCGGCTGAACCATCAGTATCAGACGCTCGATTATGTGCTCCAAAAAGAGAAGGAATATTTCGGCCTGAAACGTGGCGTCAAGAGCGTGTGGGAAGCCGCCGAATATTTGAACACCTTAGTGGATGATAGCGACCCCGATACGGACCTCACACAGCTCGAGCACCTTCTGCAAACCTCCGAGGCCATTCGTCGTGACGGCCATCCGAGGTGGATGGTGCTCGTGGGCTTCGTCCACGATCTGGGCAAATGTCTGTGCCTTTACGGGGAACCACAATGGGGCGTAGTTGGAGACACATTTCCAGTAGGCTGCGCATGGTCCGACCAGATCGTCTTTCCCGAGTACTTCGCCAACAACCCCGACCGGAATGCTCCGAAGTACCAGACGCAGTACGGAATCTACGAGCCAAACTGCGGACTGGAAAATGTACACATGTCTTTCGGCCACGACGGCTACATCGCCGAAGTCATGAAGCCATACCTGCGCGACGAAGCTCTCTATATGCTTCGCTTCCACTCGTTCTACGCGTGGCACCGCCATGGCGCTTATCAGCACCTGGAAAACGAAAAAGATCGGGCGATGCTCGAATGGGTGAAGAAATTCAATCCCTATGACCTGTACTCGAAAGGTCATACCAAGCCAGACGTGAAGGAACTGAAGCCTTACTACGATGATCTGTTCGCGGAGTTCCTGCCCGAAAAACTGGCGTGGTGA
- a CDS encoding 6-phospho-beta-glucosidase: MKIAIIGAAGVRTPLLIHGLAEARSKLGIDELAFWDTDSERLRTMGRVSAAMAKRSGLAAKLSVCSNPEQAVAGATYVITSVRAGGIEARVKDENIALAHGLVGQETVGAGGFACAMRNLAVMLEYARLIERVAPRATVVNFTNPVGIISQGLLNHSTVKIVGVCDTPLETFELIATALGRDPFELEFDYLGLNHLGWVRGVRDRDKTELLPKLLSSPKLIQKCYRHGLFPVEFIQHLGLLPTEYLYFYYFPDAAYRNTKRSGQSRGQAISLMNQALFSKLAHAAESQLIEIYENYLRERNASYFSIEATAGERREGGQALYSQFSGYERIATLVLQALHSDSTIPIPLTVRNNSAIEDLDANDAVELPCDVSSAGVNPRKVGRAPAAVRGLLLQVKEYERLTVRASVNRSNEAALAALVTNPLVGRKEVAGAVLSEYMQAFGDQMHLQSIVTM; encoded by the coding sequence ATGAAGATCGCAATCATCGGAGCTGCGGGGGTCAGAACTCCCCTTCTCATACATGGGCTTGCAGAAGCCCGGTCAAAACTTGGCATCGATGAACTTGCATTTTGGGATACAGATTCCGAACGTCTAAGAACGATGGGCCGAGTCTCAGCTGCAATGGCGAAGCGGAGCGGTCTCGCAGCGAAATTAAGTGTTTGTTCCAATCCAGAACAAGCCGTCGCTGGCGCGACGTATGTGATTACCAGCGTGCGCGCAGGTGGAATTGAAGCGCGCGTGAAGGATGAAAACATTGCGCTGGCACACGGACTCGTCGGCCAGGAGACCGTAGGCGCTGGCGGATTCGCCTGCGCTATGCGAAATCTTGCAGTAATGCTGGAGTATGCCCGGCTCATCGAACGAGTTGCTCCACGCGCGACCGTCGTCAATTTCACGAATCCCGTGGGAATCATCTCCCAGGGCCTTCTGAATCACTCAACAGTGAAGATCGTCGGCGTCTGCGACACTCCCCTGGAGACCTTTGAACTGATCGCAACTGCACTCGGCAGAGATCCGTTCGAGCTTGAATTCGATTATCTGGGACTAAATCATCTTGGCTGGGTGCGTGGCGTTCGTGATCGAGACAAAACAGAACTGCTTCCGAAGCTCCTCTCGTCCCCCAAGTTGATTCAGAAGTGTTACCGGCATGGCTTGTTCCCCGTCGAATTTATTCAGCACTTGGGACTGCTTCCGACAGAGTATCTCTACTTCTACTACTTTCCCGATGCGGCCTATCGCAACACCAAGCGAAGCGGACAATCACGCGGGCAAGCCATTTCATTGATGAATCAAGCTCTCTTCAGCAAATTAGCGCACGCTGCCGAATCTCAATTGATCGAGATCTATGAAAATTATCTGCGCGAACGAAATGCCTCATATTTCAGCATCGAGGCAACAGCAGGAGAACGTCGCGAGGGAGGCCAGGCGCTCTACTCGCAATTCTCGGGATATGAACGCATAGCCACACTGGTTCTTCAAGCGCTCCATTCGGACTCAACCATACCAATACCGCTAACTGTCCGAAACAACAGCGCCATCGAAGATCTTGATGCCAACGATGCGGTCGAGCTGCCATGTGACGTTTCCTCTGCAGGAGTCAACCCTCGCAAAGTGGGACGTGCTCCAGCAGCCGTCCGTGGGCTGCTGCTGCAAGTAAAGGAATACGAACGTCTCACGGTGCGCGCCTCGGTAAACAGATCAAACGAAGCTGCCTTGGCGGCATTGGTTACAAATCCTCTTGTCGGACGCAAGGAAGTCGCCGGAGCAGTCCTCTCGGAATACATGCAAGCCTTTGGGGACCAAATGCATCTGCAAAGCATCGTGACCATGTGA
- a CDS encoding LacI family transcriptional regulator, translating to MLLQHDFKGQSGAALRSKEKKDRRHITIREVAKAAGASVATISAALNNSDYVSAEMRGRIQDAIKQLKYRPNDLARGLRLQKTHSIAIIVPDLSNNFYVDVVRGAKDYSASANYTILIGDSRESWEEERNYLDSFHRRRVDGVVRVPAMDAVAKKATPILGNIPVVYADRYPAVRDSSVGRVGVDNALAADNATRYLLSLGHRMIGIISGDTSSGTSADRLKGFLHALSSVKIRPDRSMIHTGNNDMESGHQHAMQLLTRARRPTAIFCTNNMMALGALAAIQEIGLACPEEISLLGFDDFYWSTLLRPRLTVVRQPAREVGMIAARMLIDHVEGRPSVASPVLLATQLVVRDSCSPPKQNNS from the coding sequence ATGCTTTTGCAACACGACTTCAAAGGCCAATCGGGTGCAGCGTTGCGATCGAAGGAAAAGAAAGACCGGCGACACATCACCATTCGCGAGGTAGCGAAAGCGGCGGGAGCTTCCGTGGCCACCATCTCGGCCGCGCTAAACAATTCGGACTATGTCAGCGCCGAGATGCGCGGTCGTATTCAGGATGCCATCAAGCAGCTGAAATACCGCCCTAATGATTTGGCTCGCGGGCTTCGCCTGCAAAAGACCCATTCGATCGCCATTATTGTCCCCGATCTTTCCAACAATTTTTACGTCGACGTGGTTCGCGGAGCGAAGGACTATTCGGCCTCGGCGAATTACACGATTCTGATTGGCGACTCGCGTGAAAGTTGGGAAGAGGAGCGCAACTATCTGGATTCGTTTCATCGGCGGCGTGTGGATGGCGTTGTGCGTGTTCCTGCAATGGATGCAGTTGCCAAGAAAGCCACGCCCATTTTGGGCAACATACCGGTGGTTTATGCCGATCGATATCCGGCTGTTCGCGATTCGTCCGTCGGGCGCGTTGGTGTGGATAATGCGCTGGCGGCAGACAATGCCACCCGTTACCTTCTTAGCCTCGGACATCGAATGATCGGCATCATTTCGGGAGATACGTCCAGTGGCACTTCGGCGGATCGATTGAAGGGGTTTCTGCATGCTCTGAGCAGCGTCAAGATTCGCCCGGACCGCTCAATGATCCACACCGGAAATAACGATATGGAGAGCGGACATCAGCATGCCATGCAATTGCTGACGCGCGCGCGACGCCCTACAGCGATTTTCTGCACGAACAACATGATGGCGCTTGGGGCACTGGCTGCCATTCAGGAGATCGGTCTGGCATGCCCGGAGGAAATCAGTCTGCTTGGCTTTGACGATTTCTATTGGTCAACTCTGCTGCGTCCGAGGCTTACAGTTGTCCGTCAACCGGCGCGCGAGGTCGGGATGATAGCGGCCAGAATGCTCATCGACCACGTCGAGGGCCGTCCCAGCGTTGCTAGCCCTGTTCTGCTGGCGACGCAACTCGTCGTGCGCGATTCCTGCAGTCCTCCAAAGCAGAACAATTCCTAA